Proteins from one Halovivax limisalsi genomic window:
- a CDS encoding bifunctional 4-hydroxy-2-oxoglutarate aldolase/2-dehydro-3-deoxy-phosphogluconate aldolase, with translation MCAFDADDGRERSRRPPLGTIVESGVVAVLRGVDPESIVPVAAALVRGGVPGIEITADDPGAAEKVSRLRAELDGTDAVIGAGTVLDPATASAVIDAGASFVVTPHTAPPVVETCNRRGVLSMCGVLTPTEAVTALEAGADVLKVFPASSVGPGHLSALAGPFGDVDLVPTGGVTLQNAADYLDAGACAVGVGSDLVDGDAIDEGDFDAIERRAEKFVAEVADARRE, from the coding sequence ATGTGCGCGTTCGACGCGGACGACGGGAGGGAGCGCAGTCGACGGCCGCCGCTCGGCACCATCGTCGAAAGCGGCGTGGTGGCCGTCCTCCGCGGGGTCGACCCGGAGTCGATCGTTCCGGTCGCGGCGGCGCTTGTCCGGGGCGGCGTCCCGGGGATCGAGATCACGGCCGACGATCCGGGCGCGGCCGAGAAGGTCTCGCGGTTGCGAGCCGAACTCGACGGGACCGACGCGGTGATCGGAGCCGGGACGGTCCTCGATCCGGCGACGGCGAGCGCGGTCATCGACGCCGGGGCGTCGTTCGTCGTCACGCCGCACACGGCGCCCCCAGTGGTCGAGACGTGCAACCGTCGGGGCGTGCTGTCGATGTGCGGCGTTCTCACGCCCACGGAGGCCGTGACCGCGCTGGAGGCCGGGGCCGACGTACTGAAGGTCTTCCCCGCGAGCAGCGTGGGGCCGGGCCACCTCTCGGCGCTCGCCGGGCCGTTCGGTGACGTCGACCTGGTCCCGACCGGCGGCGTCACGCTACAGAACGCCGCCGACTACCTCGACGCGGGCGCATGTGCGGTCGGCGTCGGGAGCGACCTGGTCGACGGCGACGCGATCGACGAGGGCGACTTCGACGCGATCGAGCGACGCGCCGAGAAGTTCGTCGCCGAAGTCGCCGACGCCCGTCGGGAGTGA
- a CDS encoding mandelate racemase/muconate lactonizing enzyme family protein, with protein MGIDYSALRDPNAEYTMRDLAADSMGLSAERGGGRDVEITDVQTTMVDGNFPWTLVRVYTDAGIVGTGEAYWGAGAPELVERMVPFLRGENPLDIDRLTEHLVQRMSGEGSIGGVTVTAISGIEVALHDLAGKILEVPAYQLLGGKYRDEVRVYCDCHVEGDGEAGPPTAAAAGENPPPAEPLAQAEEAERVVEELGYDALKFDLDVPSGHEKDRANRHLRDAEIEHKRSIVEAVTEAVGHRADVAFDCHWSFSADSAKRLARALEPYDVWWLEDPVPPENHDVQRAVTQSTSTPIATGENVYRTHGQRQLLEEGAVDIVAPDLPKVGGMRETAKIADLADLYYVPVAMHNVSSPVATMASAQVGASISNALAVEFHSYELGWWDDLVEETVIEEGYIEIPEEPGLGVTLDLDVVAEHVVEGEELFDEA; from the coding sequence ATGGGAATCGACTACAGCGCGCTTCGGGATCCGAACGCCGAGTACACGATGCGCGATCTGGCGGCCGACTCGATGGGACTCTCCGCCGAGCGCGGCGGCGGACGCGACGTCGAGATCACGGACGTCCAGACGACGATGGTCGACGGCAACTTCCCGTGGACGCTCGTCCGGGTGTACACCGACGCCGGCATCGTCGGGACGGGCGAGGCCTACTGGGGGGCCGGCGCGCCGGAGTTGGTAGAACGGATGGTTCCCTTCCTCCGGGGGGAGAACCCGCTCGACATCGATCGCCTCACGGAGCACCTCGTCCAGCGGATGTCGGGCGAGGGCTCGATCGGCGGCGTGACGGTGACGGCCATCTCGGGGATCGAGGTGGCGCTGCACGATCTGGCGGGGAAGATCCTCGAGGTGCCGGCTTACCAGCTGCTCGGCGGGAAGTACCGCGACGAGGTTCGGGTCTACTGCGACTGCCACGTCGAGGGCGACGGCGAGGCGGGGCCGCCGACGGCGGCCGCGGCGGGCGAGAATCCGCCGCCGGCCGAACCGCTCGCCCAGGCGGAGGAAGCCGAACGCGTCGTCGAGGAGCTGGGCTACGACGCGTTGAAGTTCGACCTCGACGTGCCCTCCGGCCACGAGAAGGACCGGGCGAACCGCCACCTTCGCGACGCGGAGATCGAGCACAAGCGCTCGATCGTCGAGGCGGTCACCGAGGCCGTGGGCCACCGGGCGGACGTCGCCTTCGACTGTCACTGGTCGTTCTCGGCGGACAGCGCGAAGCGACTGGCGAGAGCCCTCGAACCGTACGACGTCTGGTGGCTCGAAGATCCCGTCCCGCCGGAGAACCACGACGTCCAGCGGGCGGTGACGCAGTCGACGAGCACGCCGATCGCCACCGGCGAGAACGTCTACCGCACGCACGGCCAGCGCCAGCTCCTGGAGGAGGGCGCAGTCGACATCGTCGCCCCCGATCTCCCGAAGGTCGGCGGGATGCGGGAGACGGCGAAGATCGCCGACCTCGCGGATCTCTACTACGTTCCCGTGGCGATGCACAACGTCTCCTCGCCCGTCGCGACGATGGCCAGCGCCCAGGTCGGTGCGTCGATCTCGAACGCGCTGGCCGTCGAGTTCCACTCCTACGAACTCGGGTGGTGGGACGATCTGGTCGAAGAGACCGTCATCGAGGAGGGGTACATCGAGATCCCCGAGGAACCGGGTCTCGGCGTCACGCTCGATCTGGACGTCGTCGCCGAGCACGTGGTCGAGGGCGAAGAACTCTTCGACGAGGCCTGA
- the gfcR gene encoding transcriptional regulator GfcR, which yields MKNVDDLIEGAAELAEQGLSRGEIADELNVSRETASWLVERSGTDAVDAGSTAATGADAGSSPQDIHVDWSAIGRDSRRLGAIAVAMADLLAKHGEDVDLTVGIEKAGGPVAALVARELETDLATYTPAKHQWEEGDIDELAGSFSHNFAGIRDRECYVVDDTITSGTTMGETIEAIRAEGGEPLACVVLADKQGLDELDGVPIYSLLQVISVGRDDA from the coding sequence ATGAAGAACGTCGACGATCTGATCGAGGGTGCGGCCGAACTGGCCGAGCAGGGCCTCTCGCGCGGCGAAATTGCGGACGAACTCAACGTCTCGCGCGAGACGGCGAGCTGGCTCGTCGAACGCAGCGGAACGGATGCGGTCGATGCGGGGTCGACAGCGGCTACGGGAGCGGACGCCGGGAGCAGTCCGCAGGACATCCACGTCGACTGGTCGGCGATCGGCCGCGACTCGCGTCGACTGGGCGCGATCGCCGTGGCGATGGCCGATCTGCTCGCGAAACACGGCGAAGACGTCGACCTGACCGTCGGGATCGAGAAGGCGGGCGGCCCGGTCGCCGCCCTCGTCGCGCGCGAACTCGAGACCGACCTGGCGACGTACACGCCGGCGAAGCACCAGTGGGAGGAGGGCGACATCGACGAGCTCGCCGGTTCGTTCAGCCACAACTTCGCCGGGATTCGCGATCGCGAGTGTTACGTGGTGGACGACACCATCACCAGCGGGACGACGATGGGCGAGACGATCGAGGCGATCCGGGCCGAGGGCGGCGAGCCGCTGGCCTGCGTGGTACTGGCGGACAAACAGGGACTCGACGAACTCGACGGCGTGCCGATCTACTCGCTGTTGCAGGTGATCAGCGTCGGCCGGGACGACGCCTGA
- a CDS encoding acetyl-CoA carboxylase biotin carboxylase subunit: MFRKVLVANRGEIAVRVMRACEELGVETVAIYSEADKNGGHVRYADEAYNVGPARAADSYLDHEAVIEAAQQADADAIHPGYGFLAENAAFAAKVEETEGITWVGPSSDAMESLGEKTKARTIMDDADVPIVPGTTDPVDTAEAVEEFGEEHGFPVAIKAEGGGGGRGMKVVESADEAADKLESAKREGEAYFDNDSVYLERYLENPRHIEVQIVADEHGNVRHLGERDCSLQRRHQKVVEEGPSPALTDEIREQIGEAARRGVAAADYTNAGTVEFLVEEDPDRDGLLGPDANFYFLEVNTRIQVEHCVTEEITGIDILKWQLRIAAGEELDFSQDDVAFDGHAIEFRINAENAANDFQPASGGTLTTYDPPGGVGVRVDDAMRQGDELVTDYDSMIAKLIVWGADREECLARSQRALAEYDIEGVTTIVPFHRLMCTDERFVEGTHTTKYLDEHIDRSRFEEAQERWGPDEPSAEPEDVDVVEREFTVEVNGKRFEVDLEERGAAPLANGGGGGSAQAQRPSQGSGGGADAGSETADVSGDGESIAAEMQGTVLSVEVEAGDEVAAGDVVLVLEAMKMENDVVASRGGTVGQVPVSEGDSVDMGDTLVVLE; encoded by the coding sequence ATGTTTCGGAAGGTTCTGGTAGCGAACCGCGGTGAAATCGCGGTCCGCGTCATGCGGGCCTGCGAGGAACTGGGCGTCGAGACCGTCGCGATCTACTCGGAGGCGGACAAGAACGGCGGGCACGTCAGGTACGCGGACGAGGCGTACAACGTCGGCCCGGCCCGCGCGGCCGACTCGTACCTCGATCACGAGGCCGTCATCGAGGCCGCGCAGCAGGCCGACGCGGACGCGATCCACCCCGGTTACGGCTTCCTCGCGGAGAACGCCGCGTTCGCCGCGAAGGTCGAGGAAACGGAGGGTATCACCTGGGTCGGCCCCTCCAGCGACGCGATGGAGAGCCTGGGCGAGAAGACGAAGGCGCGGACGATCATGGACGACGCGGACGTGCCGATCGTCCCGGGGACGACCGATCCGGTCGACACCGCCGAGGCGGTCGAAGAATTCGGCGAGGAACACGGCTTCCCGGTCGCGATCAAGGCCGAAGGCGGCGGTGGCGGTCGCGGGATGAAGGTCGTCGAGTCGGCCGACGAGGCCGCCGACAAGCTCGAGAGCGCCAAGCGCGAGGGCGAGGCCTACTTCGACAACGACTCGGTCTACCTCGAGCGCTACCTCGAGAACCCGCGTCACATCGAGGTGCAGATCGTCGCCGACGAGCACGGCAACGTCCGGCACCTCGGCGAGCGCGACTGTTCGCTCCAGCGCCGTCACCAGAAGGTCGTCGAGGAGGGTCCTTCGCCGGCGCTGACCGACGAAATCCGCGAGCAAATCGGCGAGGCGGCCCGGCGCGGCGTCGCCGCAGCCGACTACACCAACGCCGGCACCGTCGAGTTCCTCGTGGAGGAAGACCCGGACCGCGACGGCCTGCTGGGTCCCGACGCGAACTTCTACTTCCTGGAGGTCAACACCCGGATCCAGGTCGAACACTGCGTGACCGAGGAGATCACGGGCATCGACATCCTCAAGTGGCAGCTCCGGATCGCCGCGGGCGAGGAACTCGACTTTTCGCAGGATGACGTCGCGTTCGACGGCCACGCGATCGAGTTCCGCATCAACGCGGAGAACGCCGCGAACGACTTCCAGCCCGCCTCCGGGGGCACGCTCACCACCTACGACCCGCCGGGCGGCGTCGGCGTCCGCGTCGACGACGCGATGCGCCAGGGCGACGAACTGGTCACCGACTACGACTCGATGATCGCGAAGCTGATCGTCTGGGGCGCGGATCGCGAGGAGTGTCTGGCCCGATCCCAGCGCGCGCTCGCGGAGTACGACATCGAGGGCGTGACGACGATCGTCCCCTTCCACCGGCTGATGTGCACCGACGAGCGCTTCGTCGAGGGCACCCACACGACGAAGTACCTGGACGAGCACATCGACCGCAGCCGGTTCGAGGAGGCCCAGGAGCGCTGGGGGCCGGACGAGCCGTCGGCCGAGCCCGAGGACGTCGACGTCGTCGAACGCGAGTTCACCGTCGAGGTCAACGGCAAGCGCTTCGAGGTCGACCTCGAAGAGCGCGGCGCCGCGCCGCTCGCCAACGGCGGTGGCGGGGGCTCCGCGCAGGCCCAGCGACCGTCGCAGGGGTCCGGCGGCGGCGCAGACGCCGGCAGCGAGACCGCCGACGTCTCCGGCGACGGCGAGTCGATCGCCGCAGAGATGCAGGGGACCGTCCTCTCCGTCGAGGTCGAGGCGGGCGACGAGGTCGCCGCCGGCGACGTGGTCCTCGTCCTCGAGGCGATGAAGATGGAGAACGACGTCGTCGCCTCGCGCGGCGGCACCGTCGGCCAGGTGCCGGTGAGCGAGGGCGACAGCGTCGACATGGGCGATACGCTGGTCGTGCTGGAGTGA
- a CDS encoding acyl-CoA carboxylase subunit beta: MEERIEELESLREEALLGGGEERIERQHEKGKLTARERIEYFLDDGTFTEFDQLRTHEETNFGMDEKQIKGDGVVTGYGEVDGRHVFVFAHDFTVFGGSLGEVFAEKVCKVMDTAMEVGAPVIGLNDSAGARIQEGVKSLAGYTEIFRRNQQASGVIPQISATMGPCAGGAVYSPAITDFIFMVKDTSHMYITGPGVTKTVTGEDVTHEELGGAMTHAGETGVAQFACESEEDALDQIRRLLSYLPQNNVEDPPRVDPWDDRDRRDEALESIVPDNPQKPYDMTDVVDTVVDEGSFFEVAENYAKNIVVGFGRLDGRSIGLVANQPRVNAGTLTVDASMKASRFVRFCDSFNIPIVTFVDVPGYMPGTDQEHRGIIRHGAKLLYAYSEATVPLLTVITRKAYGGAYCVMASKNLGADVNYAWPTAEIAVMGPKGAVNILYREELAEADDPDALREELIEEYREEFANPYTATDKGFLDDVIRPTETRPRLISDLEMLQSKREETPDKKHGNIPL; the protein is encoded by the coding sequence ATGGAAGAGCGAATCGAGGAACTCGAGTCGCTTCGCGAGGAGGCGTTGCTCGGCGGCGGCGAGGAGCGCATCGAGCGCCAGCACGAGAAGGGGAAACTGACCGCCCGCGAGCGGATCGAGTACTTCCTCGACGACGGAACGTTCACCGAGTTCGACCAGCTGCGAACCCACGAGGAGACGAACTTCGGAATGGACGAGAAGCAAATCAAGGGCGACGGCGTCGTGACCGGCTACGGCGAAGTCGACGGTCGACACGTCTTCGTCTTCGCGCACGACTTCACCGTCTTCGGCGGGTCGCTCGGCGAGGTGTTCGCCGAGAAGGTCTGTAAGGTGATGGACACGGCGATGGAGGTCGGCGCGCCGGTCATCGGCCTCAACGACTCCGCGGGCGCGCGCATCCAGGAGGGCGTCAAGAGCCTCGCGGGCTACACCGAGATCTTCCGCCGGAACCAGCAGGCCAGCGGCGTGATTCCACAGATCTCCGCGACGATGGGACCCTGTGCGGGCGGCGCGGTCTACTCCCCGGCCATCACGGACTTCATCTTCATGGTGAAGGACACGAGCCACATGTACATCACCGGGCCCGGCGTCACGAAGACCGTCACCGGCGAGGACGTCACGCACGAGGAACTCGGCGGGGCGATGACCCACGCCGGCGAGACCGGCGTCGCGCAGTTCGCCTGCGAGTCCGAAGAGGACGCGCTGGACCAGATTCGGCGCCTCCTCTCGTACCTTCCGCAGAACAACGTCGAGGATCCACCGCGGGTCGATCCCTGGGACGATCGGGATCGGCGCGACGAGGCGCTCGAATCGATCGTTCCGGACAACCCACAAAAGCCCTACGACATGACCGACGTCGTCGACACGGTTGTCGACGAAGGTTCGTTCTTCGAGGTCGCCGAGAACTACGCGAAGAACATCGTCGTCGGGTTCGGCCGCCTCGACGGCCGCTCGATCGGGCTCGTCGCGAACCAGCCCCGGGTCAACGCCGGGACGCTGACCGTCGACGCCTCGATGAAGGCCTCGCGCTTCGTCCGCTTCTGCGATTCGTTCAACATCCCGATCGTCACGTTCGTCGACGTCCCCGGCTACATGCCCGGGACGGATCAGGAACACCGCGGGATCATCCGCCACGGCGCGAAGCTCCTCTACGCCTACTCCGAGGCGACCGTCCCCCTCCTCACCGTCATCACGCGCAAGGCCTACGGCGGCGCCTACTGCGTGATGGCCTCGAAGAACCTCGGCGCGGACGTCAACTACGCCTGGCCGACCGCCGAGATCGCCGTCATGGGACCGAAGGGCGCGGTCAACATCCTCTACCGCGAGGAACTCGCCGAGGCCGACGACCCCGACGCGCTCCGGGAGGAGCTCATCGAGGAGTACCGCGAGGAGTTCGCCAACCCCTACACCGCGACGGACAAGGGCTTCCTCGACGACGTCATCCGCCCCACCGAGACTCGCCCGCGGCTGATCTCGGACCTCGAGATGCTCCAGTCCAAGCGCGAGGAGACGCCCGACAAGAAACACGGGAACATCCCGCTGTGA
- a CDS encoding ABC transporter substrate-binding protein — protein sequence MARKLNRRQVLGGIGATGTLSLAGCLDALGGGSNGGGNVEPMLGILQPESGQLGSLGTPIADGAELPARQLESETDLTIDVGRRDTETRPEVGVSQAQTLVDSGYPAITGAASSSVTINVANDILIPNEVVGISPASTSPDITGMNGDYLLRTCPSDAWQGDAMAEIAVNDQGASTIATLYLNNDYGQGLNDEFVAGCEERGAEILAEVSFDSSNTSFTSQLENSAGTDPDMLMIVGYPEAGQVILREFYENYDNDMPILVPDGLIDDNLPSNVDNPLENVIGTAPGAGGEGIDSFKSLYEDEYDTAPGVFNAQAYDASAVLILATLYGGEVDGPTISENVREVANPDGEEVGPGNLPEAVEMAQDGDALNYQGASGPVDFLDNGNPSAVTYEIGSYTMDGYSVDRSVTYEA from the coding sequence ATGGCACGCAAGCTGAATCGGCGGCAGGTGCTCGGGGGGATAGGTGCAACTGGAACGCTCTCACTTGCTGGGTGTCTCGATGCGCTCGGCGGCGGGTCGAACGGCGGTGGGAATGTCGAACCGATGCTGGGTATTCTGCAGCCGGAATCGGGCCAATTGGGATCGCTCGGGACGCCGATCGCGGATGGCGCAGAGTTGCCAGCACGGCAGCTCGAATCCGAAACCGACCTCACCATCGACGTCGGTCGAAGAGATACCGAGACGAGACCCGAAGTCGGCGTGAGTCAGGCCCAGACGCTCGTCGACTCGGGGTACCCGGCGATCACCGGGGCTGCGTCGTCGTCCGTCACGATCAACGTCGCGAACGACATCCTCATCCCGAACGAGGTCGTCGGCATCTCGCCGGCCAGTACCAGTCCGGACATCACGGGCATGAACGGGGATTACCTGCTTCGAACCTGTCCGAGCGACGCCTGGCAGGGCGACGCGATGGCGGAGATCGCCGTCAACGATCAGGGCGCGAGTACGATCGCGACGCTCTATCTCAACAACGACTACGGGCAGGGCCTCAACGACGAATTCGTCGCCGGTTGCGAGGAGCGCGGTGCCGAAATCCTCGCCGAAGTCTCCTTCGACTCGAGCAATACCTCGTTTACGTCCCAGCTGGAGAATTCGGCCGGAACGGATCCCGATATGCTGATGATCGTCGGCTACCCTGAGGCCGGACAGGTGATCCTCCGCGAGTTCTACGAGAACTACGACAACGACATGCCGATTCTCGTTCCCGACGGGCTCATCGACGACAATCTCCCCTCGAACGTGGACAATCCGCTGGAAAACGTCATCGGGACGGCCCCCGGTGCAGGCGGCGAAGGCATCGATTCCTTCAAGAGCCTCTACGAAGACGAGTACGACACCGCGCCTGGAGTCTTCAACGCGCAAGCGTACGACGCGAGCGCCGTCCTGATTCTCGCCACCCTCTACGGCGGTGAGGTGGACGGTCCGACGATCTCCGAAAACGTCCGAGAGGTGGCCAACCCCGACGGCGAGGAGGTCGGCCCGGGTAACCTCCCCGAAGCGGTCGAGATGGCCCAGGACGGCGACGCGCTGAACTACCAGGGCGCTTCCGGTCCCGTCGACTTCCTCGATAACGGTAACCCGTCCGCCGTTACGTACGAGATCGGCAGCTACACCATGGACGGCTACTCCGTCGATCGTAGCGTCACCTACGAAGCCTGA
- a CDS encoding ABC transporter ATP-binding protein, with translation MTLLNVSDLDSGYGDLQIIDGVDMRVEDGEYVTIVGPNGAGKSTVMKSVFGLTTYMGGSIEFKGTEISGYRPEDIISTGIGYVPQSDNVFPSMTVMENLEMGAYILDEVPQERVDRIFDRFPILEERSDQTAGDLSGGQQQMLAMGRALMLDPDLLLLDEPSAGLAPDLVQDMFDRIDRINDDGTGVLLVEQNAKEALRRCDRGYVLVQGQNRYEDTGDALLADEQVRRDFLGG, from the coding sequence ATGACCTTACTGAACGTCTCGGACCTCGACTCGGGATACGGCGATCTGCAGATTATCGACGGCGTCGATATGCGAGTCGAGGACGGGGAGTACGTCACCATCGTCGGCCCGAACGGTGCCGGGAAGTCGACCGTCATGAAATCGGTCTTCGGTCTCACGACGTACATGGGCGGTTCGATCGAATTCAAGGGCACCGAAATCAGCGGGTATCGCCCGGAGGACATCATTTCGACCGGTATCGGGTACGTTCCGCAGAGCGACAACGTCTTTCCGTCGATGACGGTGATGGAGAACCTCGAGATGGGCGCGTACATTCTCGACGAGGTTCCACAGGAGCGCGTCGATCGGATCTTCGATCGATTCCCGATTCTCGAGGAGCGGTCCGACCAGACCGCCGGCGACCTGAGTGGCGGTCAGCAGCAGATGCTCGCGATGGGTCGAGCGCTCATGCTAGATCCCGACCTCCTCCTGCTCGACGAACCGAGCGCGGGCCTCGCGCCGGATCTCGTCCAGGACATGTTCGATCGGATAGATCGCATCAACGATGATGGGACGGGCGTTCTGCTGGTCGAGCAGAACGCGAAAGAGGCGCTCCGCAGGTGTGACCGCGGTTACGTGCTCGTCCAGGGCCAAAATCGATACGAGGACACCGGAGACGCGTTACTCGCGGACGAACAGGTTCGGCGAGACTTCCTCGGCGGATAA
- a CDS encoding ABC transporter ATP-binding protein produces the protein MNSVESGNTDQVSAHDESAAVAESAQSVDEAVLEVSNLRKTFGGIVAVDETSFSVERGSITGLIGPNGAGKSTTFNCITGVYEPDGGSVTFDSEDVTGWEPHQVANRGLVRTFQIAREFPEMTVLENMMLAPKGQLGEHLWRSVLPGARSAVVEQEKALRDQAWEMLEFFEIDHLAEEYAMNLSGGQRKLLDLARALQTDPEMLMLDEPMAGVNPTLEEKILDRIHDLREDGYTFLIVEHDMDLIMENCEHVIVMHQGSVLDEGTPEAIQSNEQVIEAYLGGEVE, from the coding sequence ATGAATAGCGTAGAATCCGGTAACACTGACCAGGTTTCCGCTCACGACGAATCGGCAGCGGTAGCGGAATCAGCGCAGTCGGTCGACGAGGCGGTCCTCGAAGTGTCGAACCTCCGGAAAACGTTTGGGGGAATCGTCGCGGTCGATGAGACGAGCTTCTCCGTCGAGCGCGGCTCAATAACGGGGTTGATCGGACCGAACGGTGCCGGCAAGTCAACGACGTTCAACTGTATTACGGGCGTCTACGAACCGGACGGGGGATCGGTTACGTTCGACAGCGAAGACGTCACTGGCTGGGAACCCCACCAGGTCGCAAATCGGGGCCTCGTTCGGACGTTTCAGATCGCACGCGAATTCCCCGAGATGACCGTCCTCGAGAACATGATGCTCGCTCCAAAAGGCCAGCTCGGTGAACATCTCTGGCGATCGGTCCTCCCGGGAGCGCGCTCGGCCGTCGTCGAACAGGAAAAAGCTCTCAGGGATCAGGCCTGGGAGATGCTCGAATTCTTCGAGATCGATCACCTCGCCGAGGAGTACGCGATGAACCTCTCCGGCGGGCAGCGGAAACTGCTCGACCTTGCACGCGCCCTGCAGACGGATCCGGAGATGCTCATGCTCGACGAACCGATGGCAGGGGTCAACCCCACGCTCGAGGAGAAGATCCTAGACCGGATCCACGACCTTCGCGAGGACGGCTACACCTTCCTCATCGTCGAACACGATATGGACCTGATCATGGAGAACTGTGAACACGTGATCGTGATGCACCAGGGGAGCGTCCTCGACGAGGGGACGCCGGAAGCGATCCAGTCGAACGAGCAGGTTATCGAGGCGTATCTCGGAGGTGAGGTCGAATGA
- a CDS encoding branched-chain amino acid ABC transporter permease: MSSETDADADGEENAPTPMVRPSWFLDLGRITAVVAITYVFFFGLGLLAGLDVNFIMSFLQRITFYGAIFAMGALALNLHWGYTGMFNIGVIGFMGVGAYSMSVVTASPSGSPAGLGLPIPVGILVGFLVACLAGFIIALPALRVRADYFAIVTLGFSEIVRLLVLSDSLSNLPGGLGTGGGQGISAPRTDSVVSWLQGTPLIGDVIDSIISVGVRLGGIPDSVMENYIYTFILIGFVIVIFLLLTRIAYSPFGRVLKAIREDELAAKSLGKRTDRTKIVVFVLGCGLMGIAGMLWLGQRTLVTPNHIRPIWTFYIFVALIVGGSGSNTGSVIGGFVFAAFVNDGPRYLQRVIESYRDQSAPATLADAVASPDSLALLDYLVNAMDEIRYIILGVVLILLMIYRPQGLLGHRKEIAAAVDLSRHDPAGGVGGPGEPVSSEPAGGEPDE, from the coding sequence ATGAGTTCCGAAACTGACGCCGACGCGGACGGCGAAGAAAATGCGCCGACGCCGATGGTCCGTCCGAGCTGGTTTTTGGACCTGGGCAGGATCACCGCCGTCGTCGCGATCACGTACGTATTTTTCTTCGGCCTCGGCTTACTCGCCGGGCTGGATGTCAACTTCATTATGAGCTTTCTCCAGCGTATCACCTTCTACGGGGCGATCTTCGCTATGGGCGCCCTCGCGCTGAACCTCCACTGGGGGTACACTGGCATGTTCAACATCGGCGTGATCGGCTTCATGGGCGTGGGGGCCTACTCGATGTCTGTCGTGACCGCCTCGCCGAGCGGCTCGCCGGCCGGCCTCGGCCTTCCGATTCCCGTCGGAATCCTCGTCGGGTTCCTGGTAGCCTGTCTCGCCGGGTTTATCATCGCGCTCCCCGCACTGCGTGTCCGCGCGGACTATTTCGCGATCGTGACCCTGGGATTCTCGGAGATCGTCCGATTACTCGTGCTCTCCGATTCGCTCAGTAATTTGCCCGGTGGACTGGGGACCGGTGGCGGCCAGGGAATCAGCGCCCCGAGAACCGACAGCGTGGTCTCGTGGTTACAGGGGACACCACTGATCGGGGACGTCATCGATTCCATCATCTCGGTCGGGGTTAGGCTGGGCGGGATTCCGGACTCCGTGATGGAGAACTACATCTATACGTTCATCCTGATCGGGTTCGTCATCGTGATCTTCCTGTTGCTGACCAGAATCGCGTACTCGCCGTTCGGTCGGGTGTTGAAGGCGATTCGCGAGGACGAACTCGCCGCGAAGTCGCTCGGGAAGCGGACGGATCGAACGAAGATCGTCGTGTTCGTCCTCGGGTGCGGGCTGATGGGTATCGCCGGCATGCTCTGGCTCGGTCAGCGGACCCTCGTCACCCCGAACCACATCCGCCCGATCTGGACGTTCTACATCTTCGTCGCGCTGATCGTCGGCGGTTCGGGGTCGAACACCGGCAGCGTCATCGGCGGCTTCGTCTTCGCCGCGTTCGTCAACGACGGCCCGCGATATCTCCAGCGCGTCATCGAGTCGTACAGAGATCAATCCGCCCCGGCAACCCTCGCCGACGCGGTCGCCTCGCCCGATTCGCTGGCGCTGCTCGATTACCTCGTCAACGCGATGGACGAAATCAGGTACATCATCCTCGGTGTTGTCCTGATCCTCTTGATGATATACCGACCGCAAGGACTGCTCGGCCACCGCAAAGAGATCGCCGCCGCGGTCGATCTCAGCCGGCACGACCCTGCCGGTGGCGTGGGTGGACCCGGCGAGCCCGTCAGCAGTGAACCCGCCGGAGGTGAGCCGGATGAATAG